gagaatctgatccaatcttgaagggctatacagatacTGATATGGCAAGTGACATTGATAagagaaaatccactactggatatttatttacattttcagagGGAGCTATATCATAACAGCCGAggttgcagaagtgtgtcgcactctctacaactgaagcagagtatattGCTGCTACTAAAGttggcaaggagatgatatggttgaaacggttccttcaagaccttggattgcatcagaaagagtatgtcgtctattgtgataatcaaagtgcaatagaccttagcaaaaactccatgtaccatgcaaggaccaaacacatcgACGTGAGATATCACTGGATTCGAGAAATAGTAGAGAATGAATCtttaaaagtcttgaagatttctacaagtgagaatcccgcagatatgctgaccaaggtggtaccaggTTATAAGTTCGAATTGTGCAAAGAACTTATCGGCATGCACTCAAGCTAGAAGTCCAGTGTTACCTCCTTCAGGAGAATGGATCTGGAGAGGGAGATTTGTGAGGTCCATCCTCATAAATGAAACAAAGAAAAAGGAGATATGTGGGGTCCATCCCCATCAATGAAAAAAAAGGAGGAAAGGGGTCATCCCcacaaataaaacaaagaaaaaaggaggaaaaataGTAGGCGTGAGAGAGTGAGGCTCCGCCTATAAAAGAAGAGCTTCGGCTCGCAtctctacacaccaacaaagagagaaagaaagagtgatgcATCatagacaaggtataagaaaatagtttgtgagaaaaatagaaagtGAGGCGATactgtagtgaggtgggaatatcaaaagagggtaaTTTTTTTTGAGTGTTGTGGTGGTCTTTGGAGTATATTACTCGGATCTTCAAAGTGTAAAATTTCTTGCTATAATTATATCAGTTGCTAGTCTCGGGGTGGTGATTTTTTCTCTTATACAAAAGGGTTTTTTACGTAAAAATCTTGATGttgttgtcactcttttattcttgttaattaccgtatcttgatgctacgttattattccgcttttattactgtAAATATAATTTCTGTAGGGGGTATATTCCCAACAGTTTCCCCACGTACCGCTAATGTTGTACTCTGCATTTAACACTGGAGCAGCATCTGCACTTAGAATACTTGTAATGCATGATTTATTGGAACATTGCAAAGGAGCTCGGCATCATAACTCTGTATTAGCTTATATAAGAATCTAAAAAATCCGTACTTCTCTTTTTGAATCTATCATTTCTTATATTAAAAGTGTGCTCAAATTGTAGAATATTTGTATCCCCTGTCCAGCCTTGGGCTATACCTGCACTTTCTGAGATCTGGGGAGTAAGCTTGACCATTTTAAGTTTTTCTTCAGTAAATGTTCTTGCTAATGCCTAACATTTAAGCTTAAGTCCAACTTCCGTGTTCTTTTTTATTATAATTCCAACTAAAGGTAAGTTATTTGCTATTCACTACTTTTATCATATGCTTTTTCAGGGAGGCTTCGTCGTgacttttcttcatattttcttgCACTAGTCCAAGAACACAGAGGTGCAGATTAGAAGATTTTCAGGTGCCTCTTCTTTACATATTGGTTAGATTTTCTTATGTGAAGTAAAGAGCTTCAAGAAGAATCCTATTGTGCTAATGATCTGTTAAACCAACACAAAGCCTCCACTGTCCAATCACATGAAATCCTAAGCTCATTCAGATTACAAGGATATTACTTCActcaattttacattttttagtcCTCTCTAATTGAAATTGGATCCATATTCTATATATACCTTCCTCAATGTAAGGGCGGCCCGATGGTAAGGCAACTCAAGCAACTGCTTGAGGCTCCATATCTATAGGGGCCCCAAAATTTTCTAATAGGAGTATTAAATAGCTGCATatgataaattattttttaaaaatatctagTATATCAAAGAAAAAgtgtatttttcatgaaaaaggaAATAAGAGATAACTTGGTAATAAGAATAATTACTTTTGGAATTCAGCCCTAAACTTTACGCGTGAATATGTTTCTTGCCTCCTTTATACACCATCATCATTATCACGGGGGCCATATTACTTTGATTACTTGGCTTTAGGCCCCCAAACACCGTTGAGCCGTCCCTACTCGATGTGTACAATTTTTCTGATCTTTTCATTTCTATTGATTTTCCAATGTTTCTCTTATTCCGCAGCATTCAGTATATCTTGGTAGAAAAGGATGTTCACAAACACTTGATATTAAGAGTCGCACCACAAAATTCTTCTTCATTTAAGCCCCAAATTAGTAGCAATATGTTCCAATTAATCAACAAAGGGATAAAAGATAAAGACATCCTATTATAGATCCTTATCCAAGTCTTCTTTGCTCAGAAAATTAACacacactttttcttttttccgtTTAACTTCTTAAAAAATGATTATCCCCAGAAAGTGAAAGAGATAATGAAACAAATAAAAGCACCCCAATTACAATAAATGAACGGCCTGAGCCTGTGAAATAAATGTTTAACAAGCAacaatcagatatttagccaatGTCATCATCTAGTAAATCTGCAATCCAGCCTAACTTCTTGTCCATTACCATTTATACTACTCATCTTGATCATAGAATTGGCAAATGCTTTAAAGAACTCATCCTGAGAGCTAGCATATTTTGAAACTAGTTTCTTGGCCCTTATAGTTGTGAGCAAAGATTCATCAGAAGAGAAAAGGCTCTTGCCATTCATTAGTAGCTTGTAGTAGGCGTTGTCGAATAAGGTTGTAGTAGAATCCATGGTGGCACCTGCATTTTTGACCTTGTTGTGCATGGGGCAAACATTCTGTAGACTGGCTGCAAATGATGTTTGTAGTGTTGGATCAATGTCGTGACTCTTGTCGAACTTGTGGATTCTGTTTTGGAAGGAAGAACAATGAGAGAATCCAAGAGTGTGCCCTCCTGttagcaagaaaagaaaaagatcctTAATTTGTTAAAGCATGGTACGATGATGCCATGAGTTGAGCTTAAATGGAGAAGTGAAGATtcatataaccgatcccaacttGTTTCAGAATGAGGCATAGTTGTTGTCGTTGTAATTTGTTGAAATAGAAAAATCTTGAGTCGTATCAGTCTAGGAGATACTACATTTTTCTTGAGCCAAGAAGAGACAAAGAGAGACGGATCTAGAATTTCAAATCATGAGGCGGTCCGAGCCCGCTACTATTTTATGATAGTGAATacaagatttaaaaaaaatatttatatacttACCCGAAAGCGCAACCAAATCATCCAAagaaaggcctctttggacgaagTTTTGTTGAGATCCATGAATGCGACCACTAGAAGAATGGGGTTACTTACCTGAAAGGGCAACCAAATCATCCAAAGAAAGGCCTCTTTGGGCGAAGTTTTGTTGCAGTTGAGAAATATTGAATGTGGGAGAAGGTATTTGTCGGGTTTCAGTGGCTTTGGAGATTCTTCCATCTTTTCTACCTTTTGGCACATCCCAAGTAGGACCTCCGGACTGACACAAGATGACCAATAAATAATTTCACGTTAATTCCAGGGCacatatataaataatttcacgTTAATTGAATATAGAACTTACAAGAGCAACAGCATCTCGAGCAGCGAGAGCCAAAATATCAGCACAAGAGACAA
This DNA window, taken from Nicotiana tabacum cultivar K326 chromosome 15, ASM71507v2, whole genome shotgun sequence, encodes the following:
- the LOC107761202 gene encoding peroxidase 64-like — protein: MAIPRSCLISLVFAFALFSSNAVNALSSNYYDNTCPKAESTITKVVKKAMLNDKTVPAALLRMHFHDCFVRGCDGSVLLDSTRNNKAEKDGPPNIALHAFYVIDAVKKQIEDLCPGIVSCADILALAARDAVALSGGPTWDVPKGRKDGRISKATETRQIPSPTFNISQLQQNFAQRGLSLDDLVALSGGHTLGFSHCSSFQNRIHKFDKSHDIDPTLQTSFAASLQNVCPMHNKVKNAGATMDSTTTLFDNAYYKLLMNGKSLFSSDESLLTTIRAKKLVSKYASSQDEFFKAFANSMIKMSSINGNGQEVRLDCRFTR